One stretch of Elusimicrobiota bacterium DNA includes these proteins:
- a CDS encoding response regulator, giving the protein MKSKKIVVIDDDRVFLEEINETLALNGYMPTVFSDGKSALQNMIEIQPDVILLDIKMENMHGFQVAEEIQQSPQLNKIPIIVITGFLILEENEKYLRECGVNTYIMKPFQPDKLIQVIKIVLSKNYVETQKMEKSCWKTIYSKRNSKFVKLDK; this is encoded by the coding sequence ATGAAAAGTAAAAAGATTGTAGTAATTGATGATGATAGGGTATTTTTGGAGGAAATTAATGAAACTCTTGCATTAAACGGGTATATGCCGACTGTGTTTAGTGACGGGAAATCCGCGTTGCAAAACATGATTGAAATACAGCCGGATGTGATACTACTGGATATAAAAATGGAGAATATGCACGGTTTTCAGGTAGCCGAAGAAATACAGCAGAGCCCGCAGTTAAACAAAATACCAATTATTGTAATTACCGGTTTCCTTATCCTTGAAGAGAACGAAAAGTATTTACGCGAGTGCGGAGTTAACACATATATAATGAAACCGTTTCAACCGGACAAACTGATTCAGGTTATAAAAATAGTATTATCAAAAAACTATGTTGAAACACAAAAAATGGAAAAGTCATGCTGGAAAACAATTTATTCAAAAAGAAATAGTAAATTCGTGAAACTTGACAAGT